The genomic stretch CGCGATCCCGAGGGCGTCCACCGGCAATCGCTCGCGCATACCGAGCGGAACTACGTGGCGCACAACAATCTCGGTGTTCTCTTGGCTCGCGACGGACGCCTCGACGAGGCGGCCCAGCACTTCGAGGCCGCGCTCGCGATCCTGCCGGGCGAGCCGCGCGCCGAGGACAACCTCGGCACGCTGCTCATGAAGCGGGGGAGCGTCGCCGAGGCGATCCCTCATTTCTCGCGAGCGCTGGCCCGCTCCCGCGATCCGGAGATCTCGAACAACCTCGGGAACGCGCTCATCGCCGCGGGGCGCGTCGACGAAGGGATCGACCGCTTGAAAGACGCGATCGCCGCGCGTCCCGATTACGCCCTCGCACACTTCAACCTCGCGATGGCGTTGGCGCGGCGCGGACGGAGCGACGACGCGCTCGCCGAATTCGATCTCGCCGTCCGTTACGGTCCCGACCGTGCGGCGTCGTGGGCCAACCGCGGCCTCCTCCTCGCCGCGCGCGGACGGAAGGGGGAGGCCGCGTCCGATTTCCGGAAGGCCCTCGAGCTCGAGCCGGGCTGGGACGAAGTGCGCCGCGCGCTCGACACGGCGACCCGCTAGTTGCCCTTCTTCATGCCCGCCATCTTCTGGGCGAGCCCGGCGGCGAACTTCTCGTACTCGTCGCTCGTGACCGTGAAGGTACCGTACATGTAGTTCGAGCCCTCGTAGTTCCAGCTCTGTCCGGCGTCGTTGTAGGCGAGCATCGTGGTCAGGCCCTGGGAGTACTCCCGGTGGACCGGATCGGCGCCCGGCGGATTCGTGATCTTGGCCTCGCCGCCCATGCCGCCGTCGATGAGATGGCCCGAGAATTCGCCGTACTTCCCGAGCGTGATCTTGTGCTCCTTGCCGTTGATCGTACGCGTGATCGGAATGACCCGCGTCTCGAAGTTCTTGGAAGCATCGGGGACGAGGACCTGGCCCGCGATCGCCTTCAACCCCTCGCGCTGCTCGGGCGTCGCCTTCTCGTCGATGTACCAGGTGACGAAGTCCCAGCTTCCGAACGACTCCATCATCGCCTTGCCGTCGGGGCTCTTGCTCATCGCGCCGACGGCGAGCCCGTCGAGCTTGACCTTGCCGTAGGTCCCCTTCTCGATGAAGAGGATCTCGCCGCCGCCGCACGCCATGCGCGTCGGCTTCGATCCGAACCAGCAGGGGCATGCCGCCGAGCAGCTGCACGCCTCCTCGAGCTGCCCGGTGATCTTCCACGGCGTCTTCGGAGCATCCGCTCGAACGCCCATGACGATTCCGGCGGTGGCGCAGACGGACACGAGCGCGACCACGAGTGACTTACGCATGACGGCCTCCTTCGGGGCAGGAGTATCGGGCGCGGCCGCACACCCGGACACCCGCATGAGCATGCGGGTCAGGGGAAGAGGCGCCGGCAGAGCTCGGTCTGGCGCCGCCACGCGTCGCCCTCGCTCGTGGAGCGCGCGAGGCTCAGGAGCTGCGGCTCATCGCATCCGAGCCGGTACCGTCCGAATCGCGTCGCCGTGCTGAGCGCGGCGGCGGTGCGCTGAGCCGCGGGGTCGCCGGCGATCTCGGATTGCACGTAGAGAAGATGAGCGCGGCGCTCGGCCGCCGTCGCCGAGAGAAGCGACGCGCCGGCGCCGTCGAGCCACTCGAGCCCGCCGGTGGGCGGGGCCAGGAGTGTCGCGATCTCACGGTCGCCCATGTTGGGACCGTAGCGGTGGAAGAACTCCATCCAGGGCCGGTCGTCGGTGATCAGGTCCGCGCCCGCCGACCACGCGGCCACCCCGTCGCGGCCCTGGAGAAACGTACCGAGGAGCGCCGCCGGCGTCTCGAAGTAGGCGGCCTCGAGGCTCGCGCGCGTCCTCGGGTTTGCGTAGGCCGCGTCCAGGCGCGCGGCGTCGAGCCGGAGCGGACGGTCGGAGCCGAGCAGCACGGCGTCGCGGATCGACGGGAGCCAGAGCTGGACGTGCGGGAACGCGTCGAGGAACGTCCGCGCCAGGGCGCGCGCGGAGTCGAGGCTCTGCGCGTGGAGCGGCAGCCACTGCGCGACGACGCCGCCCGGGGCGAGGTGCGCGCGGCACTCGCGGTAGAAGTCGCGCGTGTAGAGGTGGACCGAGCCGGCGACGATCGGCGGCGGCGGCTCGACGGTGATGAGCCCGTACGCGACCCGCGAGAGCGCGAGCGCATGACGGCCGTCATCGTGCACGAGGCGCACGCGCGGGTCGCGGACGACCTCCGCGTTCTCGCGCGAGAAGGTCGGGAGCGCCGCGATCACCGACTCCGAGAGGTCGAGCGCGTCGATCGACGGAACCGTCGCGTGCGACGCCAGGGCGCCGAGCGTGATCCCGGTCCCGACGCAGATGACGAGGGCGGGAGAGCCGGCGGGAGCGAAGAGCGCGGGGAGGTGGCCTTCCGCCGCCATGTACCGCCAGACCGGCTTCACCGTCGCGGTCATCGCGATGCCGTTGACGATCTCGCTCTTCGCGTCCTCGTCGTGAAAGCCGTAGGCGCGCCGGATGACCGCGACGGTGTCGGTCGTCCCTTCCCGATAGAAGAGGAGATCGCCCGACGGCCCGCGCCCCGCGGTCGAGAAGGCACGCGTCACCGGCCCCACCGGAACGAACACCACCGCGGCGCAGGCCGCGATCGCGAGTGCTCCGGGGACCGCTCGCCGGAGGGCGAAAGCACCCGAGACCGCGCTCAGCGTCGCCAGGATCGCGAGCGCCCGCGACGCTCCGAGGAGCGGAAGGAGAACGAACGCCGCCGCGAGCGATCCCGCGAGCGCGCCCGCCGTGTTGGCCGCATAGACGGCACCGACCGCACGGCCCCGCCGCGCCGCGGGCCCGCCGAACGCCTGCACCGCGAGCGGGAGCGCCATCCCCGAGAGAATCGTCGCGGGAAGGACGATCGGCGCGCCCCTCAGGAACCCCGCCGCGAGCAGGGCGCCGAAGCCGCGCGCGTCGGGATCGACGGCGAGGAGGCTCGGCAGGACGAAGACGCTCGCCGCGACGGCGAGCCCGCCCGCGATCTGCACGACGCCGAGCGCCGCGAGCGGATCGCGAATCCGCCGCGACACCGCCACGAGCGCCAGCGACCCGAGGACGATCCCGGCGAGGAAGAGGGCGAGCATGAGGCTGAACGAGTACGAGTACGACCGCAGCGGCACGGCGAGCAGGCGCGTCCAGAGCACCTCGTAGCCGAGAGCGGCCGTGCCGCCGAGGGTCGCGCAGATGACCGCCGTCTTGGCTCCTGAACCAGGCGCGTCAGGGGCTTCGGGTCGCGGCGGTGACGGCACGGAACCTCGATCGAGCGCGAGAGCGGAGACACCGCAAGCCACGGCGAGCGCGATCGCGAAGCCCGCGGTGCGTACGATGCCGAGCGTCTCGAACAGGACGAACCCCGCCGCCGCGGCACCGAGCGCGGCGCCGAGCGTGTTGACCCCGTAGAGGATCGAGAGCGTGGGCAGGAGCTTTCGCTCCCTCACCGTCAGATGCCGGACCAGAGGCGGCAGCGTCCCGCCCATGAACGCCGCGGGGCAGGCGACGAGCACGATCGCGACGAGAGCCTCGACGAAGGGCGACCGCACGAGGAGCGCACCGCGCGCGAAGGTCAGGAGGCCCACCGTCAGGGCGGCGCTCCCCGCCGCCGACAGCTCGAGGATCCCGTAGAGGCGGAGCGGGCGCGACGTCCGGTCGGCGGCGGCGCCGAAGATCCTCGCGCCGAACGCGAGACCGCCGAGGAACGCGGCGAGCGTGAGCGAGGTCGCGGTCACGGCGTTCCCGGTGAGGAGTCCCAGGTCGCGCCGGAAGACCGTCTCGAGGACGAGCGACGCGAAGCCGGACGCGAAGAAGAGGAGGACGATCGCCATCGGCTGGATTCTAGACGGCCGCCGTTTGCTAGACTCCCCGCTCATGACCGCGCGGGCCGGAGCGAAGCGCATCCTCGTGACGAACGACGACGGCATCGAGGCCCCCGGCCTCGCCGCGCTCGCCGCCGCCGTCGCACCGCTGGGACACGTCATCGTCGTCGCACCCGACCGCGAGCGAAGCGGCGCGGGCCACGCGCTCACGCTCATGCGACCCCTGCGCATCCGGAAACGCGGCGACGACCGGCACGAGGTCGACGGCACGCCGACCGACTGCGTCCACCTCGGCGTCTTCCATCTCACCGGTGGGACGCCGCCGGATCTCATCGTCTCGGGGATCAACCGCGGCCTCAACATCGGCGACGACGTCACGTACTCGGGGACCGTCGCCGCGGCCCTCGAGGGGACGCTGCTCCACATTCCGTCGATCGCCTTCTCGGTGGAGCGGGACGACCGGCCGACCGACTTCGGCCTCGCCGCCTCGGTGGCAAGGCGCATCGCGGAGAGAGTCCTCGAGACCGGCCTTCCGCCGGGCGTGCTCCTCAACGTGAACGTCCCGCGCGAGCCGGTCGCCGGCATCCGGATCACGCGCCAGGGGACGAGGAGCTACCGCGCCGCGATCGTCGAGCGGCTCGACCCGTCCGGGCGTCCTTACTTCTGGATCGCGAGCCCCGACACGAAGCCGGCCGACGAGCCCGAAGGCGACCACGCGGCGATCCGGCAGCGCTTCGTCTCGATCACGCCGCTCCACGCGAACATGACCCACGAGCCGTCGCGCGCGCTCGTCGCGTCGTGGGGCGTCGCCCTCCCGTGAGCGCGGGGGACATCCGCCGTGCGCGCATGGTGCGCGAGCTCGAGGGCCGCGGCATCGAGAGCCGCCGCGTGCTCGAGGCGATGGGAAAGATCCCGCGCGAGGCGTTCGTCGAGGAAGCGCTCCGCGCCAAGGCGTACGAGGACTCGGCGCTCCCGATCGGCGAGCGACAGACGATCTCGCAGCCGTGGATCGTCGCGCGCATGTGCGAGCTCCTGGAGGCGGACGGCACCGGTCGCGTGCTCGAGATCGGCTCGGGATCGGGCTACCACGCCGCCGTCTTGAGCCGCCTCTTCGAGCAGGTCTACTCGGTCGAGCGTATCGCGGCGTTCTCGAAGCGGGCGCGAGAGACGATGCGGGCGGTCGGGATCGAGAACGTCCACTTCAAGATCTTCGACGGCAGCTACGGCTGGAGCGAGTTCGCGCCCTACCGGGCGGTCGTGGTCACCGCCGCCGCCCCTGAGGTTCCCGCGCCGCTTCTCGAGCAGCTCGACGCCGGCGGCCGCCTCGTCCTCCCCATGGGCGATCCGGAGGCGGAGGACCAAGTCCTGGTGAGGATGGTCAAGTCGGCGGCCGGAGTGGTGAAGGAGGAGCACGGCCCTTGCCGCTTCGTCCCGCTCGTCGGGAAGTACGGCTGGACCCCTTGAGGGCCGCCTGCTATTCTCCCGGGGTTTCGCTAGGGTCGGGGCGTAGCGCAGCCTGGTAGCGCACCTGGTTCGGGACCAGGGGGTCCCGCGTTCAAATCGCGGCGCCCCGACCAATTTCATCGCATGAAACAACCGACGGCTTCTCCCATGTCCGGCTCCGAGCTGAAGAAGATCATTCGCGAAGTCGCCGACTATCCGAAGCCCGGGATCACCTTTTACGATCTGACGACGCTCTTCAAGGACGGCGCGGCGCTCCGCTCCGTCATCGACCGGCTCGCGGCTCGGTTCCGCGACGATCGAATCGAGCTCATCGCGGGGATCGAGGCGCGCGGCTTCATGCTCGCCTCGGCGCTCGCCTACGAGCTCGGTCTCGGCCTCGTGCCGGTCCGGAAGCCGGGCAAGCTGCCGTGGCGCGTGGCGGGCGAGGACTACTCGCTGGAGTACGGCGAAGGCCGGCTCGAGCTCCACGAGGACGCGATCGAGAAGGGGCAGCGGGTCCTCATCATCGACGACGTCCTCGCGACCGGCGGGACCGCGGCGGCCTCGGGCCGTCTCATCGAGAGGCTCGGGGGCGAGGTCGCGGGGTTCGGGTTCCTCGTCGAGCTCGCGTTCCTCAAGGGCCGCGAGCGCCTGAGGTCCGACAACATCTTCAGCTTGATCAGCTACCCCTAGAGCTAGCCCCTGATCCCCGAAACTGATAACTTGCCCGGTTCTTCCGGCAGGGCCTGTAGCTCAGTACGGATAGAGCAGGAGTTTCCTAAACTCAAGGTCGCAGGTTCAAGTCCTGCCAGGCCCACCAGGGCAACGTAGAGGAAGGTTCATGGCCACGACGACGAAGCTCACCAAGAAGGACATGCAGCAGGACGAGTTCATCGAGACCGTCTTCGATCTCGGGGAATGGCTCGAGGCGAACTGGAGGAGGGTCGCGATCGTGAGCGGCGCCATCGTCGTCGTCGTGCTCATCGGTCTCGGATGGATGAGCCTGAGCCAGAGGAGCTCGGGGGCCGCGAACGACCTCCTCGCCAAGGGGATGGCGGCGTTCCAGCCGGAGGCCGCCGGCGGCGGGAAAGCGCCCGCGCCGAACTACGCCGATGCGCTGACGAACTTCCAGCAAGCGGCCGACAAGGCGGGATCGGGCGCGCTCGGCCAGGTGGCGCGGCTCTACCAGGGACGGACGCTCATCGCGATGGGGCGCGCCGCGGAAGCCGTGACCCTGCTCACGCCTCTGGCCTCGTCGGGCAATGCGCGCCTCGCGGCGCAGGCCAAGGTGTCACTCGCCGAGGCGGCGGTCGCGAGCGGCGATCTCGAGCGCGCCGCCACGACCCTCCAGGATGTCATCGCGTCGTCAGCGTCGTCGTACCCGCCGGATGCGGCGACGATGCGCCTCGCGTCCATTCGCGAGAGCCAGGGGAAGCCCGCCGAGGCGCGGCGCCTCTACGACGAGGTCGCGACGAAGTACCCGCAGAGCGGATTCATCGCCGAGGCGAAGCAGCGCTCGACCGACATCGCCTCGGGCAAGTAACGATCAGAAGCGGCGGCCGGGGATGTTCCCGGCCGTGTCCTCCGCGACGACCCGGTAGTAGAGGATCGGGCTCGCCGCGGCCTCGGTATCGCAATCGTCGAATCGGAGCCCCGGCGTCCGGCCGGCCTCGAACGGGCGGATCGGCTGCATCGCGCCCTTCGCCGCGTAGCGGTACACGTGGTACTGGGCGATCTGCTCCGGCCGTCCGTCGCGATCGAGGGTGACCGGATGCCATTCGACGCGGACGCACGCCGTCCCCGGCTGGCGCGCGAGCGTCACCCCCTCGACGTCCGCGGGAGGGATGTCGTCGATCCGAAGGCGAAACGTCTCGGTGCCGTCCTTCCACGAGAGCCCGTCCCACGAGGCGACGCGCCACGCGTAGTCGCCGCCGCCGAGCGGCTGCTTCGGGAAGTAGACCTCGACGACCGATTGATCGGGAAGCACCGTCATCGCCCAACCGCCCGGATCGGCCTTCTGATCGAACGTGTAGGCGGTCGATTTGAAGCCGTCGGCGGACAGCTCGATGCGGAACCGGAGCTTCTCGACGTCGGCGCCGGGGGCGCTCACGACGAAACGGGGCTTCTTCCCGGTCGAGGCGCCGTTCGCCGGCTCGACGGGTGAGACGCGCTCGGGCTGCTCCTGCGCCAGCGCCGGCCCGAAGGCGACGGCGACGAGGAGCGCCGCGACGAGCCGCATCACGACCCGATCCTCAGAAGGGGATGTCGTCCTCGACGAAGCCGCCCTGCGGCTCGCCCGGTTCCTCGCCGCCCGCGGGGCCGACGGCCGCGGGGGCCCGGTCGTCCGCGCGCCCCAGGAGCTGGAGCCGCTGGGCGCGGACCTCGGTCGTGTAGCGCTTGTTCCCATCGCGATCGACCCACTCCCGGGTCTGGAGCGAGCCCTCGACGTAGACCGGACGGCCTTTGCGGAGGTATTCGCCGGCGACTTCCGCCTGCTTCCCCCACACGACGATGCGGTGCCACTCGGTCCGTTCCTTCTTCTCGCCGGAGGGATCGCTCCACCGGTCGGTGGTCGCCATCGTGAAGTTGGCGACCGGAGTTCCGCCCTGGGTGAACCGGACTTCAGGGTCGCGACCGAGGTTGCCGATCAGGATGACCTTGTTGACGCTCGCCATGACGTGCTCCCGGATCGAGGAGGTGGGGACCGGCGCGACGGAGATTACCATAGCGACCGCCGGAACGCATTAGAATGCGCCCCCGCGCCATGAGCGAACGCCAAAGCCTCCTCCGCAGCGCGGGATCGATCAGCATCGCCACCGCGATGAGCCGTGTGCTCGGTCTCGCGCGCGATCAGGTGCAGTCGTACTACTTCGGCGCCGGCTTCGCGACCGATGCGTTCCTCGCGGCGTTCCGGATCCCGAATCTCCTCCGCGATCTCTTCGCGGAGGGCGCGCTCTCCTCCGCGTTCGTGCCGACGTTCACCGCGACGAAGGAGCACGAGGGTCCCGAGGCGGCATGGCGCCTCGCCAACCGGCTCTTCACGATGCTCTTCGTCATCCTCGGCGCGGTGACGGTCGTGATCGCGCTCGCGGCGCCGTTCATCATGAGCGTCTACGGCGCCGGCTTCGCGCCCGACAAGCTCGCGCTCGCCGTGTCGATGACCCGCATCCTGTCCCCGTTCCTCCTCGCCGTCGCGGGCGCGGCCGCGGCGATGGGGATTCTCAACACGTACGGGCGCTTCTTCGTGCCGGCGCTGGCGCCGGCGTCGCTCAACGTCGCGGCGATCCTCGCCGTCGTCACGCTGAGCCCGCTCCTCGTGCGCTCGGGGATCCATCCCGGACTGTCGCTCGCGATCGGCGCGATGATCGGCGGCCTCCTCCAGTTCGCGGTCCAGGTCCCGGCGCTGCGCTCGCTCGGGTTCCACTTCCGGTGGGACTGGGCGCCGCGCGACCGCGGCCTCGCGCGCATCGCGCAGCTCATGCTCCCCGCGACCCTCGGGCAGGCGGCGACCCAGATCAACTTCCTCGTCGACACCTGGCTCGCCTCGCGGTACGGCGACGGGCCGATCACGTGGCTCTCGCTCGCGTTCCGACTCATCCAGCTCCCGATCGGGCTCTTCGGCGTCGCGCTCGGCATGGCGAACCTCGCGCGCGTGTCGCGCGACGCGGCGCGCGGGGACAAGGAGGCGCTCCGGGCGAACCTCGCCGGTGCCCTCCGAGCGGCGGCGCTCTTGGCACTTCCTGCGACGGCGGGGCTCATCGCGCTCCGCGAGCCGATCATCCGCGTCCTCTTCCAGCACGGGAAGTTCAGCCAGGCTTCGACCGCGGCGACGGCGTCCGCGCTCCTTTGCTACACGATCGGCCTCTACGCGTATGCGGTCACCAAGATCCAGGTGCCGACCTTTTACGCGCTCGGCGACACGCGGGTGCCGGTGCTCTCGTCGACCGCCGCGGTGATCGCGAAGCTCATCGCGAACGCCACGTTTGTCTTCGCGCTCCCGGCGCTCGGCGTCAATCCGTTCCTCGGGCTCGCGCTCTCGACGTCGATCGCGGCCTGGACGAACTTCGGCCTTCTCGCGGCGGGGCTCAAGCGGCGTGCGGGCTCGATCCGCGGCCACGGCGTCGTGCGAACGACCCTCGCCATGGCGCTCCTCTCGGCGGCGACCGGCCTGACGAGCGGCCTCGCGCACGCGCTCGCCGTGCGGGTGCTTCCGTCGCCGTCTCTCGGCACGGCGTGCTTGCGCCTCGTCTTCGCGGTCGCGTGCGGCGTCACCGTCACGATCGGCGGCGCCCTCGCCCTTCGCATTCCCGAGGCGCGCTCGCTCGCGGCGCGCCTGATGGCGCGGCGCGGGAAGCGTGCTTAGAATCCGGCGGCATCGTCTTCGGTGGGGACACGCATGATCGACGTGCAGGGTCTCGTGAAGCGCTACGGCGAC from Candidatus Polarisedimenticolaceae bacterium encodes the following:
- a CDS encoding single-stranded DNA-binding protein translates to MVISVAPVPTSSIREHVMASVNKVILIGNLGRDPEVRFTQGGTPVANFTMATTDRWSDPSGEKKERTEWHRIVVWGKQAEVAGEYLRKGRPVYVEGSLQTREWVDRDGNKRYTTEVRAQRLQLLGRADDRAPAAVGPAGGEEPGEPQGGFVEDDIPF
- a CDS encoding DUF1326 domain-containing protein; its protein translation is MRKSLVVALVSVCATAGIVMGVRADAPKTPWKITGQLEEACSCSAACPCWFGSKPTRMACGGGEILFIEKGTYGKVKLDGLAVGAMSKSPDGKAMMESFGSWDFVTWYIDEKATPEQREGLKAIAGQVLVPDASKNFETRVIPITRTINGKEHKITLGKYGEFSGHLIDGGMGGEAKITNPPGADPVHREYSQGLTTMLAYNDAGQSWNYEGSNYMYGTFTVTSDEYEKFAAGLAQKMAGMKKGN
- a CDS encoding adenine phosphoribosyltransferase, with protein sequence MKQPTASPMSGSELKKIIREVADYPKPGITFYDLTTLFKDGAALRSVIDRLAARFRDDRIELIAGIEARGFMLASALAYELGLGLVPVRKPGKLPWRVAGEDYSLEYGEGRLELHEDAIEKGQRVLIIDDVLATGGTAAASGRLIERLGGEVAGFGFLVELAFLKGRERLRSDNIFSLISYP
- a CDS encoding protein-L-isoaspartate(D-aspartate) O-methyltransferase; translated protein: MSAGDIRRARMVRELEGRGIESRRVLEAMGKIPREAFVEEALRAKAYEDSALPIGERQTISQPWIVARMCELLEADGTGRVLEIGSGSGYHAAVLSRLFEQVYSVERIAAFSKRARETMRAVGIENVHFKIFDGSYGWSEFAPYRAVVVTAAAPEVPAPLLEQLDAGGRLVLPMGDPEAEDQVLVRMVKSAAGVVKEEHGPCRFVPLVGKYGWTP
- the surE gene encoding 5'/3'-nucleotidase SurE, with amino-acid sequence MTARAGAKRILVTNDDGIEAPGLAALAAAVAPLGHVIVVAPDRERSGAGHALTLMRPLRIRKRGDDRHEVDGTPTDCVHLGVFHLTGGTPPDLIVSGINRGLNIGDDVTYSGTVAAALEGTLLHIPSIAFSVERDDRPTDFGLAASVARRIAERVLETGLPPGVLLNVNVPREPVAGIRITRQGTRSYRAAIVERLDPSGRPYFWIASPDTKPADEPEGDHAAIRQRFVSITPLHANMTHEPSRALVASWGVALP
- the murJ gene encoding murein biosynthesis integral membrane protein MurJ, whose product is MSERQSLLRSAGSISIATAMSRVLGLARDQVQSYYFGAGFATDAFLAAFRIPNLLRDLFAEGALSSAFVPTFTATKEHEGPEAAWRLANRLFTMLFVILGAVTVVIALAAPFIMSVYGAGFAPDKLALAVSMTRILSPFLLAVAGAAAAMGILNTYGRFFVPALAPASLNVAAILAVVTLSPLLVRSGIHPGLSLAIGAMIGGLLQFAVQVPALRSLGFHFRWDWAPRDRGLARIAQLMLPATLGQAATQINFLVDTWLASRYGDGPITWLSLAFRLIQLPIGLFGVALGMANLARVSRDAARGDKEALRANLAGALRAAALLALPATAGLIALREPIIRVLFQHGKFSQASTAATASALLCYTIGLYAYAVTKIQVPTFYALGDTRVPVLSSTAAVIAKLIANATFVFALPALGVNPFLGLALSTSIAAWTNFGLLAAGLKRRAGSIRGHGVVRTTLAMALLSAATGLTSGLAHALAVRVLPSPSLGTACLRLVFAVACGVTVTIGGALALRIPEARSLAARLMARRGKRA
- a CDS encoding tetratricopeptide repeat protein; this translates as MATTTKLTKKDMQQDEFIETVFDLGEWLEANWRRVAIVSGAIVVVVLIGLGWMSLSQRSSGAANDLLAKGMAAFQPEAAGGGKAPAPNYADALTNFQQAADKAGSGALGQVARLYQGRTLIAMGRAAEAVTLLTPLASSGNARLAAQAKVSLAEAAVASGDLERAATTLQDVIASSASSYPPDAATMRLASIRESQGKPAEARRLYDEVATKYPQSGFIAEAKQRSTDIASGK